The Streptomyces sp. NBC_01197 genome window below encodes:
- the pheT gene encoding phenylalanine--tRNA ligase subunit beta → MRVPLSWLREYVDLPATETGRDVQAKLIGVGLEVETVEQTGAGLKGPLVVGEVLTIEELEGFKKPIRFCTVDVGTANGTGAPQEIVCGARNFAVGDKVVVVLPGAVLPGDFAIAARKTYGKTSHGMICSGDELGMGDDGTHGIIVLPPGHEPGTDAIALLELVDEVLDIAVTPDRGYALSIRGVARETATAYGLPLSDPALLDVAPPNAFGYPVKIADPSGCDRFTARTVTGLDVEARTPIWLQRRLQKAGMRPVSLAVDITNYVMLELGQPLHAYDRTRIEGPIGVRRAVAGEKFTTLDGAARVLDAGDLVITDDRGPIGLAGVMGGANTEIADVTADPETGQLRGTTDVVIEAAHFDALSISRTARRHKLASEASKRFERGVDPEAASAAAQRTVDLLVLLAGGTAEAGVTEVVAPSAPRTLQMPADHPDKVAGVAYGRETVVRRLQQVGCDVYGQDELIVTVPSWRPDLAYPNDLAEEVIRLEGYENLPSTLPRPPAGRGLTERQRLHRRVGRALAGAGFVEALNYPFTGDAAFDQLGLAADDPRRATVKLVNPISDEEPALRTTLLPGLLGALRRNTGRGSHDLALFETGLVFRPTGDERVPARLPVDRRPTDEEIAGITAALPRQPRRVAAVLAGAREQAGWWGKGRPADWADAVEAARTVAREAGVELIVRGDRYEPWHPGRCAALYVVVDGAEVLAGHAGELHPRVIKAFHLPERSCAMELELDVVERAAITLVAPRISSFPVATQDVALVVPAGVPAVDVEAALHEGAGELLESLRLFDVFTGEQIGEGKKSLAYALRFRAADRTLTVDEATAARDAAVALAAERTGAALRGA, encoded by the coding sequence ATGCGGGTCCCGCTTTCCTGGCTGCGGGAGTACGTCGATCTCCCCGCCACCGAGACCGGTCGTGACGTACAGGCCAAGCTGATCGGCGTCGGCCTGGAGGTCGAGACCGTCGAACAGACCGGCGCCGGCCTCAAGGGCCCGCTGGTCGTCGGAGAAGTACTGACCATCGAGGAGCTGGAGGGCTTCAAGAAGCCCATCCGCTTCTGCACCGTCGACGTCGGCACCGCCAACGGTACCGGCGCTCCGCAGGAGATCGTCTGCGGCGCCCGGAACTTCGCCGTCGGCGACAAGGTGGTCGTGGTCCTGCCCGGCGCCGTGCTGCCCGGCGACTTCGCCATCGCCGCCCGCAAGACGTACGGCAAGACCTCGCACGGCATGATCTGCTCCGGCGACGAACTGGGGATGGGCGATGACGGGACGCACGGCATCATCGTGCTGCCGCCCGGCCACGAGCCCGGCACCGACGCCATCGCGCTGCTCGAACTGGTCGACGAGGTGCTCGACATCGCGGTCACCCCGGACCGCGGCTACGCCCTGTCGATCCGCGGTGTCGCCCGAGAGACCGCGACCGCCTACGGGCTGCCGCTGAGCGACCCGGCGCTGCTCGACGTGGCGCCGCCCAACGCCTTCGGCTACCCGGTGAAGATCGCCGACCCGAGCGGCTGCGACCGCTTCACCGCCCGTACGGTCACCGGCCTCGACGTCGAGGCCCGGACGCCGATCTGGCTCCAGCGCCGTCTGCAGAAGGCCGGTATGCGGCCGGTCTCGCTCGCCGTGGACATCACCAACTACGTGATGCTGGAGCTCGGCCAGCCGCTGCACGCCTACGACCGCACCCGGATCGAAGGGCCGATCGGCGTACGCAGGGCCGTGGCGGGCGAGAAGTTCACCACGCTCGACGGCGCCGCCCGGGTACTCGACGCCGGTGACCTGGTCATCACCGACGACCGCGGCCCCATCGGTCTCGCCGGTGTGATGGGCGGGGCCAACACCGAGATCGCCGACGTCACCGCCGACCCGGAGACCGGACAGCTCCGCGGCACCACCGACGTCGTCATCGAGGCCGCGCACTTCGACGCGCTCTCCATCTCGCGCACCGCACGCCGCCACAAGCTGGCATCCGAGGCGTCCAAGCGCTTCGAGCGGGGTGTCGACCCGGAGGCCGCTTCGGCGGCCGCCCAGCGGACCGTCGACCTCCTGGTGCTGCTCGCGGGCGGCACCGCCGAGGCCGGGGTCACCGAGGTCGTCGCGCCGTCGGCGCCGCGCACCCTCCAGATGCCCGCCGACCACCCGGACAAGGTGGCGGGTGTCGCGTACGGCCGGGAGACCGTCGTACGCCGCCTCCAGCAGGTCGGCTGCGACGTCTACGGTCAGGACGAGCTCATCGTCACCGTGCCGTCCTGGCGCCCCGACCTCGCGTACCCCAATGACCTCGCCGAAGAGGTCATCCGTCTCGAGGGGTACGAGAACCTCCCGTCGACGCTGCCGAGGCCCCCGGCGGGCCGCGGGCTCACCGAGCGGCAGCGGCTGCACCGCAGGGTCGGCCGCGCGCTGGCCGGCGCGGGCTTCGTCGAGGCCCTGAACTACCCGTTCACCGGCGACGCCGCCTTCGACCAGCTCGGGCTGGCGGCCGACGACCCGCGCCGCGCCACGGTCAAGCTGGTCAACCCGATCTCCGACGAGGAGCCCGCGCTCCGCACCACGCTGCTGCCGGGGCTGCTCGGCGCGTTGCGGCGCAACACCGGACGCGGCTCGCACGACCTCGCGCTCTTCGAGACCGGTCTGGTCTTCCGGCCGACCGGCGACGAGCGGGTACCCGCGCGGCTGCCCGTCGACCGCAGGCCCACCGACGAGGAGATCGCCGGGATCACCGCCGCGCTGCCGCGCCAGCCGCGCCGGGTCGCCGCCGTCCTGGCCGGGGCGCGCGAGCAGGCCGGCTGGTGGGGCAAGGGCCGTCCGGCCGACTGGGCGGACGCCGTCGAGGCGGCCCGTACCGTCGCCCGCGAGGCCGGTGTGGAGCTGATCGTCCGCGGTGACCGGTACGAGCCGTGGCACCCCGGCCGCTGCGCCGCGCTGTACGTCGTCGTGGACGGCGCGGAAGTCCTCGCCGGGCACGCGGGTGAGCTGCACCCGCGCGTCATCAAGGCGTTCCACCTCCCCGAGCGCAGCTGCGCCATGGAGCTGGAGCTCGATGTGGTGGAGCGGGCCGCCATCACGCTCGTCGCGCCCCGGATCTCCTCCTTCCCGGTGGCGACCCAGGACGTCGCGCTCGTCGTTCCCGCCGGGGTACCGGCCGTGGACGTCGAGGCGGCGCTGCACGAGGGCGCCGGTGAACTCCTCGAATCGCTACGGCTGTTCGACGTCTTCACCGGTGAGCAGATCGGCGAGGGCAAGAAGTCCCTGGCGTACGCGCTGCGCTTCCGCGCGGCCGACCGCACGCTGACCGTCGACGAGGCGACCGCCGCGCGGGACGCCGCCGTCGCGCTCGCGGCGGAGCGGACCGGGGCGGCGCTGCGCGGCGCGTAA
- a CDS encoding sensor histidine kinase gives MAVSSGSASSHGHGPPLNGTGESGGPAGSGVDPDELPDGLVVADEHGRIICFNTAAARITAVPRADALGRPLEQALPLEDLKGRRWWTLTDPYGGLAIRYGQPERNLLLPGGREVLVSARYIREHPTGPVRRVVVSLRGTEARRRTERSHAELIATVAHELRSPLTSVKGFTATLLAKWERFTDAQKRLMLETVDADANRVTRLIAELLDISRIDSGRLELRRQPVDIAAAVRRHIQAHTASGQDPDRFLVRIQQPLPDLWADPDKIDQILGNLLENAVRHGEGTVTIEVAAGAAKNDEKGTGVTVTDEGPGIPEESMSRVFTRFWRGSKRGGTGLGLYIVKGIVEAHGGTITVGRGAGGGAEFRFILPVGAPAYLK, from the coding sequence ATGGCTGTCTCATCGGGCAGTGCGTCATCGCACGGACACGGACCGCCGCTGAACGGAACCGGCGAGTCCGGCGGACCCGCCGGATCCGGGGTCGACCCCGACGAACTCCCCGACGGTCTGGTCGTCGCCGACGAGCACGGCCGGATCATCTGCTTCAACACCGCCGCCGCACGGATCACCGCCGTACCGCGAGCGGACGCACTCGGCCGCCCGCTGGAGCAGGCGCTGCCCCTGGAGGACCTCAAGGGGCGCCGCTGGTGGACCCTGACCGACCCGTACGGCGGGCTCGCCATCCGCTACGGCCAGCCCGAGCGCAATCTGCTGCTCCCCGGCGGGCGCGAGGTGCTGGTCTCCGCGCGGTACATACGGGAGCACCCCACCGGGCCCGTCCGGCGGGTGGTCGTCTCGCTCCGCGGCACTGAGGCGCGCCGCCGCACCGAGCGCAGCCACGCCGAGCTGATAGCGACCGTCGCGCACGAACTGCGCTCCCCGCTGACCTCGGTCAAAGGGTTCACCGCGACCCTGCTCGCCAAATGGGAGCGGTTCACCGACGCCCAGAAGCGGCTCATGCTGGAGACCGTCGACGCCGACGCCAACCGGGTCACCCGGCTGATCGCCGAGCTCCTCGACATCTCACGCATCGACTCGGGCCGGCTTGAGCTGCGCCGCCAGCCCGTCGACATCGCCGCGGCTGTCCGCCGGCACATCCAGGCCCACACCGCGTCCGGCCAGGACCCCGACCGGTTCCTGGTCCGGATCCAGCAGCCGCTGCCCGATCTCTGGGCCGACCCGGACAAGATCGACCAGATCCTCGGCAACCTGCTGGAAAATGCGGTGCGCCACGGTGAGGGAACCGTCACCATCGAGGTGGCAGCGGGCGCCGCGAAGAACGACGAGAAGGGGACGGGCGTCACGGTGACCGACGAGGGCCCCGGTATCCCGGAGGAGTCGATGAGCCGCGTCTTCACCCGCTTCTGGCGGGGCAGCAAGCGCGGCGGTACCGGGCTCGGCCTGTACATCGTCAAGGGCATCGTCGAGGCGCATGGCGGGACGATCACCGTCGGCCGCGGGGCGGGCGGCGGGGCGGAGTTCCGATTTATCCTGCCTGTAGGGGCTCCGGCTTACCTGAAATAG
- a CDS encoding PP2C family protein-serine/threonine phosphatase, with protein sequence MIRTRAVIRTRGWRGAVVFGLPALGLAAVVGWELVGSPAGDDSITVRLAFSAALLSLAGYVLAGVRLGPVRELRQVRAVAYATQRVLLRPLPARIDGLAVAASQLSASGGAMVGGDLYEALATVHGVRLVIGDVRGHGLAAIGAVAAVLGSFREAAHDEPGLPGVARRLERALERHLRERSRQEHPAAGGAAPGHPSAEEFVTVLLLQIDSEGAMTAVNCGHPWPYRLGKSAGPLCGREPLPPLGTFPLPAAVEADRCGRLLPGDALFLHTDGATDARDSAGRFFRLEEALCDAAADGVSAPARVIQRVHGALLRHTGGRITDDVALLVLRNDRRGAFGRPDPVRTARSAL encoded by the coding sequence ATGATCCGCACCAGGGCCGTGATCCGTACCAGGGGATGGCGGGGCGCGGTCGTCTTCGGCCTCCCGGCGCTCGGGCTGGCCGCCGTGGTCGGCTGGGAGCTGGTCGGGTCGCCGGCCGGCGACGACAGCATCACCGTCCGGCTGGCCTTCAGCGCCGCGCTGCTCTCGCTGGCGGGCTATGTGCTCGCGGGTGTCCGGCTGGGCCCGGTGCGGGAGTTGAGGCAGGTGCGCGCCGTCGCGTACGCCACCCAGCGGGTGCTGCTCAGGCCGCTGCCCGCGCGGATCGACGGTCTCGCCGTTGCCGCGAGCCAGCTCTCCGCCTCCGGGGGCGCGATGGTCGGCGGGGATCTCTACGAGGCGCTGGCCACGGTGCACGGGGTGCGGCTGGTGATCGGTGACGTGCGCGGCCACGGGCTGGCGGCCATCGGCGCGGTCGCCGCGGTGCTGGGCAGCTTCCGGGAGGCCGCGCACGACGAACCGGGGCTGCCCGGTGTGGCGAGGAGACTGGAACGAGCGCTGGAACGGCATCTGCGGGAGCGGTCCCGGCAGGAGCACCCGGCGGCGGGCGGGGCCGCGCCGGGCCATCCGTCGGCCGAGGAGTTCGTGACCGTACTGCTCCTGCAGATCGACTCGGAGGGCGCGATGACCGCGGTCAACTGCGGGCATCCGTGGCCCTACCGGCTGGGGAAGTCGGCCGGACCGCTCTGCGGGCGCGAACCGTTGCCCCCGCTGGGGACGTTCCCGTTGCCCGCCGCCGTCGAGGCGGACCGGTGCGGCCGTCTGCTGCCCGGTGACGCGCTGTTCCTGCACACCGACGGGGCGACTGACGCGCGGGACTCGGCCGGCCGGTTCTTCCGCCTGGAGGAAGCGCTCTGCGACGCGGCCGCCGACGGCGTTTCCGCGCCTGCCAGGGTGATCCAGCGGGTGCACGGGGCGCTGTTGCGGCACACCGGCGGCCGCATCACCGACGACGTGGCGCTGCTCGTCCTGCGCAACGACCGCCGCGGGGCGTTCGGCAGGCCGGACCCGGTCCGTACCGCACGGTCAGCCCTCTGA
- the pheS gene encoding phenylalanine--tRNA ligase subunit alpha has product MSAPNKSYDPVEVEALKPEEIERMRSEALAAFAAAGDLDALAHAKTAHTGGTSPLALANREIGALPPQAKADAGKRVGMARGAVNKALAARQAELETERDERVLVEEAVDVTLPYDRTPAGARHPLTTFMERVSDIFVAMGYEVAEGPEVEAEWFNFDALNFTPDHPARQMQDTFFVQGPEGTEGDESGVVLRTHTSPVQARTLLDREPPVYVVCPGRVYRTDELDATHTPVFHQIELLAVDEGLTMADLKGTLDHMVQALFGQDMTTRLRPNYFPFTEPSAEMDMQCYVCRGASVGNPDRPCRTCSSEGWIELGGCGMVNPKVLTACGVDPQKYSGFAFGFGIERMLMFRHNVEDMRDMVEGDIRFTRPFGMEI; this is encoded by the coding sequence ATGTCGGCACCGAACAAGTCGTACGACCCTGTTGAGGTCGAGGCACTGAAACCGGAAGAGATCGAGCGGATGCGGAGCGAGGCGCTCGCCGCCTTCGCCGCCGCCGGTGATCTCGACGCGCTCGCGCACGCCAAGACGGCCCACACCGGCGGTACCTCGCCGCTGGCGCTCGCCAACCGCGAGATCGGCGCGCTGCCGCCGCAGGCCAAGGCCGATGCGGGCAAGCGCGTCGGCATGGCGCGCGGCGCCGTGAACAAGGCCCTCGCGGCCCGCCAGGCGGAGCTGGAGACCGAGCGCGACGAGCGCGTGCTGGTCGAGGAGGCCGTGGACGTCACACTGCCCTACGACCGCACTCCGGCCGGCGCCCGCCATCCGCTGACCACCTTCATGGAGCGGGTCTCGGACATCTTCGTGGCCATGGGCTACGAGGTCGCCGAGGGCCCGGAGGTCGAGGCGGAGTGGTTCAACTTCGACGCCCTGAACTTCACGCCCGACCACCCGGCCCGGCAGATGCAGGACACCTTCTTCGTCCAGGGTCCCGAGGGCACGGAGGGCGACGAGTCCGGTGTCGTCCTGCGGACGCACACCTCGCCGGTCCAGGCGCGCACGCTGCTCGACCGCGAGCCGCCCGTCTACGTCGTCTGCCCGGGGCGGGTCTACCGCACCGACGAGCTGGACGCCACGCACACCCCGGTCTTCCACCAGATCGAGCTGCTCGCCGTGGACGAGGGCCTCACCATGGCCGACCTCAAGGGCACCCTGGACCACATGGTGCAGGCACTCTTCGGCCAGGACATGACTACCCGGCTGCGCCCGAACTACTTCCCGTTCACCGAGCCGTCGGCCGAGATGGACATGCAGTGCTACGTCTGCCGCGGCGCGTCGGTGGGCAACCCCGACCGCCCCTGCCGTACCTGCTCCAGCGAGGGCTGGATCGAGCTGGGCGGCTGCGGGATGGTCAACCCCAAGGTGCTCACCGCCTGCGGTGTCGACCCCCAGAAGTACAGCGGATTCGCCTTCGGGTTCGGCATCGAACGGATGCTGATGTTCCGCCACAACGTCGAAGACATGCGAGACATGGTCGAGGGTGACATCCGGTTCACCCGGCCGTTCGGGATGGAGATCTGA